A stretch of Hemicordylus capensis ecotype Gifberg chromosome 9, rHemCap1.1.pri, whole genome shotgun sequence DNA encodes these proteins:
- the LOC128334162 gene encoding nascent polypeptide-associated complex subunit alpha, muscle-specific form-like isoform X1, with product MADESTEKRPSAGSACTSASSAGEGGGSPSSFLETPTATIGSTSMWSSVSDLSLQSIEGRDSRDHRDPAEGDLRKPQREHQRPGSPAASPYHLPGPFFGPLAPSRPTAGPMAPFFGHPSFGQLRPPEPEEFPPFLHRVREAPGYRHATLAPIPPAETTSLAQPAPIPPAARTSLAQPARADPARKRNRVLLAHRLQSEGSSTTAAAGGFRPAPPDQPRSGKPTDIRRASRVLIPATEQTLAIQIKEPATQKAEGFSTGAARRMKIPELGPHRAGTQERHPPSPPQLQGRGLAKGGTAPPTGGIQLPNRKKLLVQKQELLPEFLFPPPPPEPTKVLAKGTASHLVAPGDKGTQCTKPRVQLFDFLPPISLAPKKTKDRTYGELVGRKLPAENNGKRARAAGAESVPAPKVPRGSPKAEGEARSGETAKAPLEQKEGRTAQKIPTCHLELAVQPHQPTKPAGSMPGQKLLRMPQVLPGRGKARLLPPEAEAGDTKRQKVGAVSSGSAQAVPPTPRSSLARMMRDSVQVFHALGPPAKSKSAEGHPGQSVPPKTPAMSMGRPPSGSTAEPPPRPLAALPSRPAGKAPPSSMARPAAMPMANLPPSSLAHPQSTPVWRPPGSRPFMLRPSSLAQANSLRMHGLAGRTFGQPPPAPQPQPQPWGPTPTHRPVLPAHQASTEHPVLPPGPQRTTAEQEFKGDTFIPWRTPPAHLEVSRPMTEEQRPVRELMRRRAQRAREEAAQWTSAGRRQYFVEREEEMDISLQYGYPWRH from the exons ATGGCAG ATGAGTCGACTGAAAAGAGGCCGTCTGCTGGCTCTGCCTGTACGAGCGCGAGCTCGGCCGGGGAAGGAGGCGGTTCGCCCAGCAGCTTCCTCGAGACACCGACGGCGACCATTGGTTCCACCTCCATGTGGTCCTCGGTCTCTGACCTCTCCCTTCAATCCATCGAAGGGAGGGACAGCAGGGACCACAGAGACCCAGCAGAGGGAGATCTGCGGAAGCCGCAACGGGAGCACCAGCGGCCTGGCTCGCCGGCGGCATCCCCCTACCATCTCCCCGGACCCTTCTTTGGGCCGCTGGCCCCCAGCCGTCCCACTGCGGGCCCCATGGCCCCATTCTTTGGCCATCCATCCTTTGGCCAGCTGCGACCTCCAGAGCCGGAAGAGTTCCCACCATTCTTGCATAGGGTGAGGGAGGCTCCTGGCTACAGACATGCCACgcttgcccccatccctcctgcgGAGACAACATCTCTGGCCCAGCctgcccccatccctcctgctgcaagAACATCTCTGGCCCAGCCGGCCAGGGCGGACCCGGCGCGCAAGAGGAATCGGGTCCTGCTGGCCCACCGGCTGCAATCAGAAGGCAGCAGCACCACCGCTGCCGCTGGGGGGTTCCGCCCAGCCCCACCGGATCAGCCCAGGAGCGGCAAGCCGACGGACATTCGCCGTGCGTCCAGAG TCTTGATTCCTGCCACTGAGCAGACactggccatccaaatcaaggagcCTGCAACTCAGAAGGCAGAAGGCTTCAGCACCGGTGCTGCACGAAGAATGAAGATCCCAGAGTTGGGACCACACAGAG CAGGGACCCAGGAGCGCCACCCACCATCTCCTCCGCAGCTGCAGGGCCGAGGCCTGGCCAAGGGAGGAACAGCCCCGCCCACTGGGGGGATCCAGCTTCCAAATCGGAAGAAGCTCCTTGTTCAGAAGCAGGAGTTGCTTCCGGAATTCCTCTTCCCGCCTCCTCCACCAGAGCCCACCAAAGTGCTCGCAAAGGGAACGGCTTCCCACCTGGTAGCCCCAGGAGACAAGGGCACCCAATGTACCAAGCCAAGGGTGCAGCTCTTTGACTTTTTGCCGCCCATCTCCTTGGCGCCCAAAAAGACCAAGGACCGTACATATGGGGAGTTGGTGGGCAGGAAACTCCCAGCAGAGAACAATGGAAAgagggcaagggcagcaggggcagagagcGTGCCAGCACCCAAGGTGCCACGGGGAAGCCCAAAGGCTGAGGGGGAGGCGAGATCTGGAGAGACGGCCAAAGCACCCCtggagcagaaggaagggagaaccgCACAGAAGATCCCCacttgccatctggagctggccgTCCAACCCCATCAGCCCACCAAACCAGCAGGTAGCATGCCAGGCCAGAAGCTGCTGAGAATGCCTCAGGTcctgccaggaagggggaaagcacgGCTGCTACCACCTGAAGCCGAAGCTGGGGACACCAagaggcagaaagtgggggcagtGTCCAGTGGATCCGCCCAGGCTGTGCCCCCGACTCCGAGGAGCAGCCTGGCCAGAATGATGCGGGACTCCGTGCAGGTATTCCATGCCCTGGGCCCCCCGGCAAAATCCAAGAGTGCAGAGGGACATCCCGGGCAGAGCGTGCCCCCAAAGACACCAGCGATGTCCATGGGAAGGCCACCATCGGGAAGCACAGCCGAGCCACCACCAAGGCCTTTGGCAGCCCTGCCAAGCAGACCAGCGGGGAAGGCACCGCccagctccatggccaggccaGCAGCCATGCCGATGGCCAACCTCCCCCCTAGCTCCCTGGCCCACCCACAATCAACGCCAGTGTGGAGGCCGCCGGGATCCCGTCCCTTCATGCTCCGGCCCTCCTCCCTGGCGCAGGCAAATAGCTTGCGGATGCACGGTCTTGCTGGGAGGACCTTTGGCCAGCCCCCGCCGGCCCCTCAACCACAGCCACAGCCTTGGGGTCCCACACCAACCCACCGACccgtcctccctgcccaccaagccTCCACGGAGCATCCGGTCCTTCCACCTGGTCCCCAGCGCACGACAGCAGAGCAGGAGTTTAAGGGGGACACGTTCATCCCTTGGAGGACGCCCCCGGCCCACCTGGAAGTCTCCCGGCCCATGACGGAGGAGCAACGGCCCGTCCGGGAGCTGATGCGGCGGCGGGCTCAAAGAGCGAGGGAAGAGGCGGCTCAGTGGACATCAGCCGGCCGGAGGCAGTATTTCGTggagcgggaggaggaaatggacaTCTCCCTTCAGTATGGCTACCCCTGGCGCCACTGA
- the LOC128334162 gene encoding nascent polypeptide-associated complex subunit alpha, muscle-specific form-like isoform X2 has translation MADESTEKRPSAGSACTSASSAGEGGGSPSSFLETPTATIGSTSMWSSVSDLSLQSIEGRDSRDHRDPAEGDLRKPQREHQRPGSPAASPYHLPGPFFGPLAPSRPTAGPMAPFFGHPSFGQLRPPEPEEFPPFLHRVREAPGYRHATLAPIPPAETTSLAQPAPIPPAARTSLAQPARADPARKRNRVLLAHRLQSEGSSTTAAAGGFRPAPPDQPRSGKPTDIRRASRVLIPATEQTLAIQIKEPATQKAEGFSTGAARRMKIPELGPHRGTQERHPPSPPQLQGRGLAKGGTAPPTGGIQLPNRKKLLVQKQELLPEFLFPPPPPEPTKVLAKGTASHLVAPGDKGTQCTKPRVQLFDFLPPISLAPKKTKDRTYGELVGRKLPAENNGKRARAAGAESVPAPKVPRGSPKAEGEARSGETAKAPLEQKEGRTAQKIPTCHLELAVQPHQPTKPAGSMPGQKLLRMPQVLPGRGKARLLPPEAEAGDTKRQKVGAVSSGSAQAVPPTPRSSLARMMRDSVQVFHALGPPAKSKSAEGHPGQSVPPKTPAMSMGRPPSGSTAEPPPRPLAALPSRPAGKAPPSSMARPAAMPMANLPPSSLAHPQSTPVWRPPGSRPFMLRPSSLAQANSLRMHGLAGRTFGQPPPAPQPQPQPWGPTPTHRPVLPAHQASTEHPVLPPGPQRTTAEQEFKGDTFIPWRTPPAHLEVSRPMTEEQRPVRELMRRRAQRAREEAAQWTSAGRRQYFVEREEEMDISLQYGYPWRH, from the exons ATGGCAG ATGAGTCGACTGAAAAGAGGCCGTCTGCTGGCTCTGCCTGTACGAGCGCGAGCTCGGCCGGGGAAGGAGGCGGTTCGCCCAGCAGCTTCCTCGAGACACCGACGGCGACCATTGGTTCCACCTCCATGTGGTCCTCGGTCTCTGACCTCTCCCTTCAATCCATCGAAGGGAGGGACAGCAGGGACCACAGAGACCCAGCAGAGGGAGATCTGCGGAAGCCGCAACGGGAGCACCAGCGGCCTGGCTCGCCGGCGGCATCCCCCTACCATCTCCCCGGACCCTTCTTTGGGCCGCTGGCCCCCAGCCGTCCCACTGCGGGCCCCATGGCCCCATTCTTTGGCCATCCATCCTTTGGCCAGCTGCGACCTCCAGAGCCGGAAGAGTTCCCACCATTCTTGCATAGGGTGAGGGAGGCTCCTGGCTACAGACATGCCACgcttgcccccatccctcctgcgGAGACAACATCTCTGGCCCAGCctgcccccatccctcctgctgcaagAACATCTCTGGCCCAGCCGGCCAGGGCGGACCCGGCGCGCAAGAGGAATCGGGTCCTGCTGGCCCACCGGCTGCAATCAGAAGGCAGCAGCACCACCGCTGCCGCTGGGGGGTTCCGCCCAGCCCCACCGGATCAGCCCAGGAGCGGCAAGCCGACGGACATTCGCCGTGCGTCCAGAG TCTTGATTCCTGCCACTGAGCAGACactggccatccaaatcaaggagcCTGCAACTCAGAAGGCAGAAGGCTTCAGCACCGGTGCTGCACGAAGAATGAAGATCCCAGAGTTGGGACCACACAGAG GGACCCAGGAGCGCCACCCACCATCTCCTCCGCAGCTGCAGGGCCGAGGCCTGGCCAAGGGAGGAACAGCCCCGCCCACTGGGGGGATCCAGCTTCCAAATCGGAAGAAGCTCCTTGTTCAGAAGCAGGAGTTGCTTCCGGAATTCCTCTTCCCGCCTCCTCCACCAGAGCCCACCAAAGTGCTCGCAAAGGGAACGGCTTCCCACCTGGTAGCCCCAGGAGACAAGGGCACCCAATGTACCAAGCCAAGGGTGCAGCTCTTTGACTTTTTGCCGCCCATCTCCTTGGCGCCCAAAAAGACCAAGGACCGTACATATGGGGAGTTGGTGGGCAGGAAACTCCCAGCAGAGAACAATGGAAAgagggcaagggcagcaggggcagagagcGTGCCAGCACCCAAGGTGCCACGGGGAAGCCCAAAGGCTGAGGGGGAGGCGAGATCTGGAGAGACGGCCAAAGCACCCCtggagcagaaggaagggagaaccgCACAGAAGATCCCCacttgccatctggagctggccgTCCAACCCCATCAGCCCACCAAACCAGCAGGTAGCATGCCAGGCCAGAAGCTGCTGAGAATGCCTCAGGTcctgccaggaagggggaaagcacgGCTGCTACCACCTGAAGCCGAAGCTGGGGACACCAagaggcagaaagtgggggcagtGTCCAGTGGATCCGCCCAGGCTGTGCCCCCGACTCCGAGGAGCAGCCTGGCCAGAATGATGCGGGACTCCGTGCAGGTATTCCATGCCCTGGGCCCCCCGGCAAAATCCAAGAGTGCAGAGGGACATCCCGGGCAGAGCGTGCCCCCAAAGACACCAGCGATGTCCATGGGAAGGCCACCATCGGGAAGCACAGCCGAGCCACCACCAAGGCCTTTGGCAGCCCTGCCAAGCAGACCAGCGGGGAAGGCACCGCccagctccatggccaggccaGCAGCCATGCCGATGGCCAACCTCCCCCCTAGCTCCCTGGCCCACCCACAATCAACGCCAGTGTGGAGGCCGCCGGGATCCCGTCCCTTCATGCTCCGGCCCTCCTCCCTGGCGCAGGCAAATAGCTTGCGGATGCACGGTCTTGCTGGGAGGACCTTTGGCCAGCCCCCGCCGGCCCCTCAACCACAGCCACAGCCTTGGGGTCCCACACCAACCCACCGACccgtcctccctgcccaccaagccTCCACGGAGCATCCGGTCCTTCCACCTGGTCCCCAGCGCACGACAGCAGAGCAGGAGTTTAAGGGGGACACGTTCATCCCTTGGAGGACGCCCCCGGCCCACCTGGAAGTCTCCCGGCCCATGACGGAGGAGCAACGGCCCGTCCGGGAGCTGATGCGGCGGCGGGCTCAAAGAGCGAGGGAAGAGGCGGCTCAGTGGACATCAGCCGGCCGGAGGCAGTATTTCGTggagcgggaggaggaaatggacaTCTCCCTTCAGTATGGCTACCCCTGGCGCCACTGA